A window of Nocardia arthritidis genomic DNA:
GGACGGGGAACGGTGGCGATACCTGCGCCGATCGGTAGGATTCGCCCGGCGGGGCCGGTGGGCGCGGCCGACTCTCGGCGTGTGCGTCGCCGGGGACCAGCTCTCCGGGTGCGGGGATTCGGGACGAGTCTCCGCTGTTTCCCGTAATAGGTTGTGGGTCAAAGAAATTCGAGGTGGATGACGATCCGGCAGGTGTGGCCGGGGATTCAGGTTTCGGCGAATCCGGATCGTCTGGGGTGGGAATTTCGGGCATGGCAGACCTTTCCGTGGGTATGCGGTATCCGCCCCGGAAGCGCAGGGCACTCCGGGTTGTTGAATTGCGTTGGGGTTTAAGCGATCAGGGGTTCGGTAGGGTGACGCGGATGCGGGAGCCGGGGTCGGCGACCGCTATGGTGCCGCCGTGCAGGTCGACGACCCAGCGGGAGATGGCGAGGCCGAGACCGGTGCCGCCGCCGTCGGTCCGGCCGCCCCTGGTGAATCGGTCGAAGACGCGGGCGCGTTCGGCGGGCGGGATACCGGGGCCCTCGTCCTGGACGTCGATGATCGTGACGCCGTCGCCGGCGCGGGCGTTTATGTGCACCTCACCGCCCGCTGGGCCGTGCCGCGCCGCGTTGTCGAGCAGGTTGAGCAGCACCTGATGCAGGCGCGCGGGATCGGCGTACACGGTGGCCGTGGCCGGCAGGACGTCCGTCCGGAAGCGCACGCCGCGCCCGAGCGCCGCGGCCAGCATTTCCGCCTCGGCCACCACCTCGGCGAGTAACGGTGCGACGGCTAGCTTTTCGCGATCCAGCGGCAGCGCGCCCGCCTCGATGCTCGATAGGTCGAGCAGTTCGGACACCAGGACGCTGAGCCGCTCGGTCTGCGCCAGCGCGGTCCGCAAGGTTTTCGGGTCCGGCTCCGAAACGCCGTCCACCAGATTCTCCAGCACCGCGTTCAAAGCCGTGATGGGCGTGCGCAGTTCGTGCGAAACATTGGCGATGAGATCGCGCCGCTGCCGGTCGGCCGCGGCGAGGTCGGCGGCCATCTGGTTGAAGGCAGTCGCCAGCTGCCCGACCTCATCGCGCGAGGTGGCCCGCACCCGCCAGGTGTAGTCGCCGTGCGCCATTCGCTGTGCGGCCGCTGTCATCTCACGCAGCGGCCTGGTGATCCCGTGCGCCAGGATCTGCGAGGTGACCAGCGCGATCACCATGGCCGCCACGGTGGTTCGGGTCGGCAGCCAGCCGAGCTTGTACCAGAAATACCCGAATGCCAGCCCGCCCGAGCACACCATCAGGATCGCCAGCTTCAGCTTGATCGACCGCACCGGGTCCAGCGGGCGCGGCAGCACGTCCGCGACCCAATCCCCCACTGTCCGAGGCTTTTTGCCGTCGTTCACCGTGGCTCCAGCGCATAGCCGACACCGTGCACCGTCCGGATCAGATCCGCACCCAGCTTGCGCCGCAACGCCTTCACGTGACTGTCCACCGCGCGGGTCCCCGACGCGTCGGCCCAGTCCCACACCTCCTCGAGCAGCCGCTCCCTGGCCAGCACGACGCGCGGCCGCCGGGCCAGGCGGGCGAGCAGTTCGAATTCCAGCGGCGTGAGCTGGGCCTCGCGTTCGCCCCGCCACACCCGGCGTTGATCGAGGTCGATGCGCAGGTCGCCGACCGCGATGGTGGCGGTCTCCAGCTCCGCGGTGCGCTCGACCCGTCGCAGCAGCGCGTGCACCCGTGCGACGAGCACCCGCATGGAGAAGGGTTTGGTCAGATAGTCGTCGGCCCCGACACCGAGGCCGACCAATTGGTCCGTTTCATCGATGCGCGCGGTCAGCATGAGCACCGGCATCGCCCGATCGGCCTGGATCCGCCGGCACACCTCCAGTCCGTCGAAACCCGGCAACATCACGTCCAGCACCACCAGATCCGGAGCCAGCGCCGCGGCGGCGGCCACGGCACCCGGCCCGTCGTGTGCGAGATCCACCGCGAAACCCTCGGCCCGCAATCGTGCGGCAACCGATTCGGCGATGGTCACCTCGTCCTCGACCACCAGGATCCGCCGCGCCACCGTCGCGACCGGCCTTCCGCTGTGTTCCAT
This region includes:
- a CDS encoding ATP-binding protein, translating into MVCSGGLAFGYFWYKLGWLPTRTTVAAMVIALVTSQILAHGITRPLREMTAAAQRMAHGDYTWRVRATSRDEVGQLATAFNQMAADLAAADRQRRDLIANVSHELRTPITALNAVLENLVDGVSEPDPKTLRTALAQTERLSVLVSELLDLSSIEAGALPLDREKLAVAPLLAEVVAEAEMLAAALGRGVRFRTDVLPATATVYADPARLHQVLLNLLDNAARHGPAGGEVHINARAGDGVTIIDVQDEGPGIPPAERARVFDRFTRGGRTDGGGTGLGLAISRWVVDLHGGTIAVADPGSRIRVTLPNP
- a CDS encoding response regulator transcription factor, which codes for MEHSGRPVATVARRILVVEDEVTIAESVAARLRAEGFAVDLAHDGPGAVAAAAALAPDLVVLDVMLPGFDGLEVCRRIQADRAMPVLMLTARIDETDQLVGLGVGADDYLTKPFSMRVLVARVHALLRRVERTAELETATIAVGDLRIDLDQRRVWRGEREAQLTPLEFELLARLARRPRVVLARERLLEEVWDWADASGTRAVDSHVKALRRKLGADLIRTVHGVGYALEPR